The genomic stretch AGTAAGAGGTCCTCAGGATATGCAACTGCAGATTGCTTCACCCCCACCTCCTGCGAAGGAACATCATGGTTTTGAGGCACCGGGAACTCTGACCCTCACCCTTCTTTTCATGGGCGTGTTCCTTATATTCCTCCTGCTCAACTGGGGATGGCTTGCAGCCATGTGGGAGGTAAGATGATGTTCTTTTACCTTTCACTGTCCCTCTTTTCCCTTGTAATGGCCGGTCTCTTTGGTCTACTTATAGCCCTTACCAGAATGCCGGCCGTATCCCTCCTTAAATCCCCTGAGCTCTTCTATCACTTTCTTGTGGGGCATGTGACCTTTTCCATCACTCTTTGGCTTATGACCTTTACCCTTGCCTATTGGCACTACAGAGAAGGCAGGAAGGGAAGGGTTGCACCTCCAGCCACCCTACTGGGTATGCTCCTCCTTTCCCTTTCCTGCCTTTTACCCTATGGAGAGCCCTATCTTAACAATTATGTACCTGTTGTGGGAAGTCCCATCTTTTACCTGGGACTTTTCCTCTTCTTCTGCGGTTTTCTTCTTGAAGCTCTGCAAAGGTTGAAATATGCAAAAAGACTGGATGAACTTTATCCTCTCTCCATTCTCTTCGGCATCCTCACCCTTTTTTCCATACCCTCATCCCTTCTTATAGCCCACCCTGAAGGTGGTATGAAGCTCTTTTTTGAAAGGCTTTTCTGGATACCAGGGCATTTCCAGCAGTTCATGTATGCTTCTGTGATGCTTGCGGTATGGCATGAACTTCTTAAAAAAAGCTCTGGTAGTGTGGTGAACAGTCCTCTGTTGAAAGGTGCCAATCTTCTTCTTTTTATGTCTGCCTTGCCACTGCTTCTGGGCTTTTTTATGGACCCCCTTTCTGAAAACTTCAGAAGGCAGATAGCCCTTTCCTTTGGTGTTGGGCTTGGTGTGCCTGTGCTTCTTCACAGTTATCATGTGCTCAAAAACATCAGGTTAAGCTGGAACGTGGCTACAATTAGCCTTTTGTTCTCCATGACTGTGTATCACGCAGGTGCTCTTATAGCCTACGGCGGTATGCAGAGCGACTTGAGAATCCCAGCCCACTATCATGGCGTTGTCTCAGGTGTAACCATAGCTTTTATGGGGCTTACTTACTATATGCTTAAAGAAAAGCTTGGCTATGTCTTCTGGGAAAGTGTTGCAAAACTCCAGCCAACTTTCTTCGGTCTTGGAATAAACCTTCTCGTTCTTGGCTTTTACCTGGCAGGCAACATGGGTGCACCAAGAAAGACGTACGGATTTGAGTATGTTCAGGATACAAAGGTGATACTTGCTCTGAATGTTATGGGTTTTGGTGGATTGCTGGCAGTGCTAGGTGGCATTCTCTTCATATCCTACACCACCCTTTCCCTTTTCAGAGGTTACAGGAATGTCAGTGTTTCTTAGTTTTCTGCTTCTCCTTTTATCTTGGGGCAGTGAACTGCTACCAGATGAGAAGAAAACTATAGGCACATACGTGCCAGATGTGGTTTTGGAAGACAGCGAGGGAAGGGTCTTTCGCATAAGAGAGCTGAACAGAGTTGTGGTGCTGAACCCCATATACACAAAATGCACATCCGCCTGCCCGCTCATGACGCAGGGTCTAAAAAGGGCAATAAAAGACCTTGAAGAGAGCCTCGTAGTCCTTTCCCTGACCTTTGACCCCAGGGATAACCCTGAAGACCTCAGGAGGTTCAGACAGGCTCACAACCTGCCAGAAAACTGGTATGTGGTAAGGAGTAAAAAGGCAGATAGCCTTTTGCAAGCTATAGGCTACAGATATAGTTATAACGAAAAGCTCGGGGAGTTTGACCATCCAAACCTCTATGTGGTGCTCACACCCTCCGGAAAAATATCAAGATACCTCTATGGAGTAAACCCAAAACCCAGGGACCTTGAGCTTGCAGTGCTTGAAGCCAAGAGGGAAGAGGTAAGGCTTAGCCCCATAGAAGGTTTCTGGCTCAGGTGTTTCAGGTATAACCAGGAAAGAGGGGCTTACGAAATAGACTGGTTTTTTGTCCTCAATGTGGCTGGAGGAATTACTACCTTTACACTAATTCCAGCTCTTGTATGGGGTAGAGACATTTACAGGTTTTTCAGGTCATTTCCTTATTTTTTCGTGAAAAACTCTTGACATACCGTAAGTAATCACTTATATTATAAATATGAGTAAAATCACCTAAGGAGGTCATAGCCATGGGTAAGAAGGTATTGCTGAGCGGTGTGCTGGGGGCAGTAGCCCTCGCAGGCAGTGCAGTAGTCTATGCTCAGAACCAGAAAAAGGAGGAACTTCCTCCCCCTCCCCCCATAACAAAGGAGGAAATGGAAATAGCCAAGCAGATTTACTTTGACAGGTGTGCTGGATGTCACGGAACGCTCAGAAAAGGTGCAACCGGACCAGCCCTTACCCCCGATAAGACACGACAGCTTGGAACTGAAAGCCTGAAGGTCTTCATAACTTATGGAACTCCCGGTGGCATGCCCGACTGGGGAAGACAGGGAATACTCAATGAAAAGGAGATAGACATACTGGCGAGGTTTTTACAGCATGACCCACCTGCACCCCCGGAGCTATCCCTTGCAGACCTGAAAAAGACATGGAAGGTCTATGTGCCACCTGAAAAAAGACCCAAAAAGCCCGAGCATAACAGAAACTGGCAGAATTTCATGGGTGTAATACTCAGAGACGTGGGTAAAGTGGCCATAATTGACGGGGATACAAAAGAGCTTGTTAACATAGTGGATACAGGCTTTGCAGTTCACATAATAAGATACTCTGCCTCTGGAAGATACATGTATACCATAGGAAGGGATGGAAAGGCGACCATGGTAGACCTGTGGATGAAAAAGCCCGACACCATAGCAGAAGTTAAAGCCTGCAATGACGCAAGGTCCATAGACTCTTCCAAGTATAAGGGTCCAAAGGGAGACTTTCTTGACAAGCTGGCAATAATAGGGTGCTACTGGCCACCCATGATGGTTATACTGGATGGTCAGACCCTTGAGCCCCTCAAGCTCATCTCCACAAGCTCCTATACCTACGACACCAACGAGTTTGTGAGAGAGGCGAGGGTTGCTTCCATAGTGGCTTCCCATTATGACCCTGAATGGATTGTAAACATAAAAGAAACAGGTCAGATATGGCTCGTGGACTACTCCAACGTAAAGGCTCCGAAGATAACCATGATAGAGGCGGAGAGGTTCTTGCATGATGGTGGATGGGATGCTTCAAAGAGATACTTCCTTGTAGCTGCCAATTTCAGAAACAAGGTCTCCATGGTGGACACAAAAGAAAAGAAGCTGGTGGCAAACATAGAGACTGGCAAGATTCCTCATCCGGGCAGGGGTGCCAACTTTGTCCATCCACAGTATGGACCTGTATGGTGCACAGGCCATCTGGGTGACAACACGGTAGCCTGCATAGGAACTGACCCTAAAAGGAAAGAATACTTCGCCAAAGTTGTGGCAAAGGCCGAACTTCCGGGTGAAGGCGGTGGAAACCTCTTTATAAAGACCCATCCAAAATCTGAAAATCTCTGGGTGGACAGACCTCTCAACCCTGACCAGAAGCTACAGAGAAGCGTAACCGTCCTTGACAGGAACACCCTAAAGGTAAAAGCTCAGATAGAAATACCCGCAGAGTTTCAGGGAAGGGCAGTCCATCCTGAATACAACAGAGATGGCACCGAGGTATGGATTTCTGTATGGGGTAAAAAGAACGAACCAGAAAAGCAGGCAATACTTGTCTATGACGACAAAACCCTAAAACTAAAACATGTCATAAGGGGCAACTGGGTTGCCACACCGGCGGGCAGGTTCAATGTTTACAACACCATGAAGGATATATACTGATGAAAAGCTTTCTCCTGTCCATGGTTTTCTGCTCCCTCCCCCTTGCCGGGGGGGTGGAGCTTTATCAGAAATACTGCTCTTCCTGTCATGGAGAGGACAGACTTGGGAAAGTCGCACCTCCCCTCTTTTCCCTTCCCCCCTTTTTTAACCTTAAGGAAGATGAAAAACTCTATCAAGCCATAAGAGAAGGCACAACGGGTATGCCAGCCTTCAGGGATTTGAAGGAAGAAGATATAAGGGCTATAGTGGAGTTTATCAAAAGGCCTATTGAGAAGGAAAAGTTAAGATGGAATAAGGATAAGATTGAAGAGAGCAAGGGAAAAATAGAGCTTGAAAAGATAAGCATAAGGAACCTGAAAGACTATACCCTTGTAGTGGAGAGGGGCAAAAACCTCGTTTGGGCTATGGAGGGGGAAAGAGTCCTGACAAAGTTTCCCTTTGTGAACATGCACGGAGGCATAAAGTTTTCCCCTAAGGGAGAAGCCTACATACCATCAAGGGATGGATGGATAGGGAAATACAGTTTCTCTGAGGGTAAGCTTGAAAAGGTAAGGGCGTGCATATACCTCAGAAACATAGCCCTTTCACCAGATGGTAATCTGCTCGTAGCCGCCTGCTGGATTCCCTCACAGCTTGTCCTTTTTGACAGAGAGCTAAAACATGTAAAGAGCATAGAGCTTGAGGGCAGGGTCAACGCAGTTTATGAGCTCTATGGGAGAAATTCCTTCGCATTCACCTTCAGGGACAAACCCCTTGTGGGCTTTCTTGACTACCAGAGGCTTTCCGTAAGCTACGCGGACATTGACAGTCCCCTTGAAGACTTTACCATAGACCCTTTTGAGGAGTATCTCATAGGAAGCACAAAGGATGGGCTGAAAGTTTATTCCCTCAGAGAGCTGAAGCCTTTGAGGGAACTAAAAACCGCGGGGCTACCACACTTAGCCTCAGCCTATTTCTGGTATTCAGGGGGAAAATTCTACTTTGCCACACCAATACTTAAAAGACCCACCCTTTCCCTCTGGAGGGCTTACAGCTGGGAGCATGTGAAGGACATACCCCTTGCAGGTGAGGGCTTTCTTGCAAGGAGTAACTACGGGACACCCTTTGTCTGGGTTGACAACTCCTCCGACAGCATGCTTCTTTTTGACAAAAGAGAATTTAATGCAAGTAGCCTGAAGGTTATTGACGGCAAGAGGGCGGTCCACACAGAGTTTACGGGGGATGGAAGAATAGCCTATGTGAGCGTGTATGAAAAGGACGGTGCCCTTGTGCTTTACGATGGAGTGAGCCTCAAAAAACTTGCCGAGTATCCAGCGAGCCTTCCTGCGGGGAAATACAACTTTGTGAACAAGTCAAAGAGGTTTGAGCCTGCACAGCTCGGCTATCAGGTCTTTATGGAAAAGTGCTGGGGCTGTCATCACACAACGAGGGAGGCCTTTGGTCCACCCCTCAGGTGGTCCGTGCAAAACAGAGAAATCTCACTAATTATGGCTCAGATACTAGACCCCCAGAACACCCACAAACTTCTTGGCTACTCAAGGAGTGCCATGCCAAAGATTGAATTGAAAGAAGAGGAGATGAAGGCTCTTATAAAGTTTATGGAGGCTCTGAAGGATGGCTGGATGGATTAAAGGAGGAAAGTATGCTTAGGATTACGGAATACATAAGAGAAACCCTTGAGGGTAAAAAGTCAAGAGCCTTTGAGGGTGTTATCCTCATATGGAACCTCACCAACGCCTGTAACCTCTACTGCAAACACTGCTACTCATCTGCCAATCAGGAAAGGGAAGGGGAGCTCTCTCATGAGGAGGTGGTGAGCCTTGTGCATAGATTGCCTTCTGTGGGAGTAAGGTTTGCCATACTTTCTGGGGGCGAGCCACTCCTGCGGGAGGACATCTTTCAGATAGCGGGTCTTCTGAAGGAAAGAGGTATAAGAACTTACCTTTCCACAAACGGTCTTCTTGTAAAAGAACAAATTGTAGAAATAAAAAAGCACTTTGATTATGTGGGCATAAGCGTAGATGGTGAGCCAGAGGTCCACGATGCCTTCAGAGGCAAGAGGGGAGCTTTTGAAGAATCCCTCAAAGCCGTAAGGGAATGTCTGAAGGAGGGTATAAGAGTAGGACTCAGGTTTACCCTTACACCCGCTACTTCAAGGAGTCTCCCCTTCATCTTCTCCCTTGCGGAGAAGGAGGAAATTCCAAAAATCTACATATCCCATCTTGTATACTCTGGCAGGGGTAAGAGGCTTTCAGACCTTGAAAGGGAAGAATACAGAAGGTGGGTGAGGTTTATTCTTGATAAATCCTTTGAATATGTGGAAAAGGGCATTCCCATAGATGTGGTCACAGGCAACAACGAAGCGGACGCAGTTCTTCTGTACAGGGAGTTTGTAAAAAGATATCCAAGGCTTGCAAAGGGCTTTTACGAAAGGCTCCTTCTCTGGGGTGGCAATCAGGCAGGTGTGAGGCTCATGAACATAGACTTCAGGGGCAATGTAAAGCCAGACCCCTTCTTTTTCCACGGCGTGGGTAATGTGAGGGAAGAGGACATATTAAAAATATGGCAGGGCAATGGTCTACTTAGCTTTCTCAGAGAAAAGCCAAGAAGGCTAAAGGGAAGATGTGAGAGGTGTTCCTTTATAGGCATATGCAACGGAAACTCAAGGGCGAGGGCTTATGCGGTTTACGGAGACTACGCAGAGGAGGACCCTGCATGCTACCTCTGATATTCCTTCTCCTGACCTTCCCAATCCTTGCTTTTGCCGAAAAGCTCTACGTGGTTGAGAGGGAAAGGGGAAGTCTTGCAGTGGTGGTGGATGGAAGGCTTGTAAAGGAAATAGAAGGGCTTGGAAATCTGAACCACGCCACACTGAAGCTCTGGAGAGGTAAGGCATACCTTATAAGCAGGGATGGATACCTTAGCCAGATAGACACTGAAAAGGATGAGCTTTTAAGAAAAGTCAAGGTCGGGGAAAGCGCTATAGGAATCGACTTTACGAGAGACCATATAGTGGTTGCCAACTATGAACCGAAGACGGTTGTGGTTCTTGACGAGGAATTAAACGTGGTTCAGAGCCTTAATACAGGTTCAAGGAATGTAGGAATAAAGGGTTTTGAGGTGGGCTTTGT from Aquificaceae bacterium encodes the following:
- a CDS encoding cbb3-type cytochrome c oxidase subunit I — protein: MMFFYLSLSLFSLVMAGLFGLLIALTRMPAVSLLKSPELFYHFLVGHVTFSITLWLMTFTLAYWHYREGRKGRVAPPATLLGMLLLSLSCLLPYGEPYLNNYVPVVGSPIFYLGLFLFFCGFLLEALQRLKYAKRLDELYPLSILFGILTLFSIPSSLLIAHPEGGMKLFFERLFWIPGHFQQFMYASVMLAVWHELLKKSSGSVVNSPLLKGANLLLFMSALPLLLGFFMDPLSENFRRQIALSFGVGLGVPVLLHSYHVLKNIRLSWNVATISLLFSMTVYHAGALIAYGGMQSDLRIPAHYHGVVSGVTIAFMGLTYYMLKEKLGYVFWESVAKLQPTFFGLGINLLVLGFYLAGNMGAPRKTYGFEYVQDTKVILALNVMGFGGLLAVLGGILFISYTTLSLFRGYRNVSVS
- a CDS encoding SCO family protein; translated protein: MSVFLSFLLLLLSWGSELLPDEKKTIGTYVPDVVLEDSEGRVFRIRELNRVVVLNPIYTKCTSACPLMTQGLKRAIKDLEESLVVLSLTFDPRDNPEDLRRFRQAHNLPENWYVVRSKKADSLLQAIGYRYSYNEKLGEFDHPNLYVVLTPSGKISRYLYGVNPKPRDLELAVLEAKREEVRLSPIEGFWLRCFRYNQERGAYEIDWFFVLNVAGGITTFTLIPALVWGRDIYRFFRSFPYFFVKNS
- a CDS encoding cytochrome D1 domain-containing protein, with the protein product MGKKVLLSGVLGAVALAGSAVVYAQNQKKEELPPPPPITKEEMEIAKQIYFDRCAGCHGTLRKGATGPALTPDKTRQLGTESLKVFITYGTPGGMPDWGRQGILNEKEIDILARFLQHDPPAPPELSLADLKKTWKVYVPPEKRPKKPEHNRNWQNFMGVILRDVGKVAIIDGDTKELVNIVDTGFAVHIIRYSASGRYMYTIGRDGKATMVDLWMKKPDTIAEVKACNDARSIDSSKYKGPKGDFLDKLAIIGCYWPPMMVILDGQTLEPLKLISTSSYTYDTNEFVREARVASIVASHYDPEWIVNIKETGQIWLVDYSNVKAPKITMIEAERFLHDGGWDASKRYFLVAANFRNKVSMVDTKEKKLVANIETGKIPHPGRGANFVHPQYGPVWCTGHLGDNTVACIGTDPKRKEYFAKVVAKAELPGEGGGNLFIKTHPKSENLWVDRPLNPDQKLQRSVTVLDRNTLKVKAQIEIPAEFQGRAVHPEYNRDGTEVWISVWGKKNEPEKQAILVYDDKTLKLKHVIRGNWVATPAGRFNVYNTMKDIY
- a CDS encoding cytochrome D1 domain-containing protein → MKSFLLSMVFCSLPLAGGVELYQKYCSSCHGEDRLGKVAPPLFSLPPFFNLKEDEKLYQAIREGTTGMPAFRDLKEEDIRAIVEFIKRPIEKEKLRWNKDKIEESKGKIELEKISIRNLKDYTLVVERGKNLVWAMEGERVLTKFPFVNMHGGIKFSPKGEAYIPSRDGWIGKYSFSEGKLEKVRACIYLRNIALSPDGNLLVAACWIPSQLVLFDRELKHVKSIELEGRVNAVYELYGRNSFAFTFRDKPLVGFLDYQRLSVSYADIDSPLEDFTIDPFEEYLIGSTKDGLKVYSLRELKPLRELKTAGLPHLASAYFWYSGGKFYFATPILKRPTLSLWRAYSWEHVKDIPLAGEGFLARSNYGTPFVWVDNSSDSMLLFDKREFNASSLKVIDGKRAVHTEFTGDGRIAYVSVYEKDGALVLYDGVSLKKLAEYPASLPAGKYNFVNKSKRFEPAQLGYQVFMEKCWGCHHTTREAFGPPLRWSVQNREISLIMAQILDPQNTHKLLGYSRSAMPKIELKEEEMKALIKFMEALKDGWMD
- a CDS encoding radical SAM protein, yielding MLRITEYIRETLEGKKSRAFEGVILIWNLTNACNLYCKHCYSSANQEREGELSHEEVVSLVHRLPSVGVRFAILSGGEPLLREDIFQIAGLLKERGIRTYLSTNGLLVKEQIVEIKKHFDYVGISVDGEPEVHDAFRGKRGAFEESLKAVRECLKEGIRVGLRFTLTPATSRSLPFIFSLAEKEEIPKIYISHLVYSGRGKRLSDLEREEYRRWVRFILDKSFEYVEKGIPIDVVTGNNEADAVLLYREFVKRYPRLAKGFYERLLLWGGNQAGVRLMNIDFRGNVKPDPFFFHGVGNVREEDILKIWQGNGLLSFLREKPRRLKGRCERCSFIGICNGNSRARAYAVYGDYAEEDPACYL